A window of Candidatus Binatus sp. genomic DNA:
ACGTATCCCAGCGCTGCGAATTGCCCGCGCTGTCGCGGAACTCGAAGATCGATTGCGCGCTGCCAAGCCCCTCGAGCGCGCTGACAAACCCGGTTGACCACGCGACGCGGCGAAACTCGCCGTCGGTGATCGTCTCGAGCCCGACCTCCTCCTGCATCCGGATCGCATCCACGATGCATCGTTCGAGGATTTCGCGAAACCTAAGCTCGTCGATTTCGCCCCGGCTGCGCGCGCCAAAAGCGTCCTTGAGCTCGCGCGGCCGGAGCAGGCTGCCGATATGCTCGGCGCGAAACGGCGGATTGATTTTCATTGCCGTTTCTTCGCACTTGCCGCGATTCGCTTCAAGTAGCGACGCGAAGGCGCCGCGGCGTATCGCGCATCATGCGCACCGCAAATCGCGCCGATGACTTTCGCGATCAGGCCGGCTTGCGCGCGGCATCCAGCGCCGCCTGCAGCTTCGACTCGTCGTCGTGCGAGAGCGAAGTCTTCAGCACGCGGCCACCGCTTCCCTGCAGCTGTTCCAGCACCTTGTCCGCCGTCATTTTTCTGACCAGCACGAACAGCGCCGACGTGCCCGGCTTCAGCGTGCTCGCCAGTTCCTTCATGAAATCGTCGTTGATCCCGACGTCGCTGAGCGCTCCGCCTGCGGCGCCGCCCGCCGCGCCAAGTGCGAAGCCCAGGAAAGGACTCAGGAAGATCAGCCCGATCAGCGCGCCCCAGAACCCGCCGCTGATCGCGCCCGCCACCGTGAGATTGTGAATCTGATGCAGCTTCACTTCGCCGCTCGAATTCCTGGTCGCGACCACCGCGTCTTCCAGGTCCACCAGATACGATTGCTGCATCTTCACCAGCCGCAGCCGAATTTCCTCGGCCTTGTGTTCATCATCGTACGCAACAACGATTAAATCGCTCATATGATTTTTCCCTTTCGATTGATTTTGAAAATTGCGCAGCGAACTCTTCTACTTACTATCTGATCGAACCTGATAGATAGCGTCTCGATCGATTCGCCTCGGCACTTAACTCGTGAGCATCCGATGCGCCGGCGCCAGCATCGCGTCGATCGCGAGACCGTGCGGGCAAGCGCCCGCGCACGGCTTTGCATCGCAGGTGAGGCACGCCGCGGCATTGCTCGCGAGCATCGCGTATTCAGTGCGCGCGAGGCGCATGTCGCGATAATCATGCGCATA
This region includes:
- a CDS encoding DUF1269 domain-containing protein — encoded protein: MSDLIVVAYDDEHKAEEIRLRLVKMQQSYLVDLEDAVVATRNSSGEVKLHQIHNLTVAGAISGGFWGALIGLIFLSPFLGFALGAAGGAAGGALSDVGINDDFMKELASTLKPGTSALFVLVRKMTADKVLEQLQGSGGRVLKTSLSHDDESKLQAALDAARKPA